Proteins encoded in a region of the Anoxybacillus amylolyticus genome:
- a CDS encoding PTS sugar transporter subunit IIA, whose translation MSVLTKENIVLGAEVGNKEEAIRLAGKVLVDHGYVDEVYIDKMFEREALTSTYMGNFIAIPHGTEEAKALVKKAGLSFIQVPNGVDFGAGNIVKILIGIAGKDNEHLEILSKIALVCLEEENVEKMIQATTKEEILELLNEVN comes from the coding sequence GTGTCAGTGTTAACAAAAGAAAACATCGTACTAGGTGCTGAAGTAGGAAACAAAGAAGAAGCGATTCGCTTAGCGGGAAAAGTATTAGTCGACCATGGATATGTAGATGAAGTATATATCGATAAAATGTTTGAACGAGAAGCGTTAACATCAACATATATGGGAAATTTTATCGCGATTCCGCACGGAACAGAAGAGGCGAAGGCGCTTGTAAAAAAAGCCGGGCTTTCGTTTATTCAAGTGCCAAACGGCGTTGATTTTGGCGCGGGAAATATCGTGAAAATACTCATTGGAATTGCTGGGAAAGACAATGAACATTTAGAAATATTGTCAAAAATTGCACTTGTTTGTTTGGAAGAAGAAAATGTCGAAAAAATGATTCAAGCGACGACAAAAGAAGAAATTCTTGAACTTTTAAACGAGGTGAATTAA
- a CDS encoding mannitol-1-phosphate 5-dehydrogenase: MLAVHFGAGNIGRGFIGSLLSQSGFEVVFVDVNDELVQHLQERQQYRVVIAGEAREEQIIRGVSALHSQKQYEEVVSRIAQADLVTTAVGPNVLPHIAKVIADGLRKRLSTTEKRVHVIACENMIGGSSFLKKHVMDYLSEEEQAALTPFCGFPNSAVDRIVPNQKNDDPLMVVVEPFFEWVIETKEMIGDIPAIVGAHFVAELQPYIERKLFTVNTGHALAAYLGYAKNYATINEAMEDDLVRADVTKALYESGRVLIEKYGWSAEEHGAYIRKIVQRFTNPAMTDEVTRVARSPIRKLGANDRLVSPASQYYNLFGEIPHRLVKGIAALLLFDYQEDAEAVELQKTIRERGIEGALLQYAQLQADHPLTIAIKEQVDMLK, from the coding sequence ATGTTAGCCGTTCATTTTGGCGCAGGAAATATCGGTAGAGGCTTTATCGGCAGCTTGCTTTCGCAGTCCGGATTTGAAGTCGTATTTGTCGACGTGAATGATGAATTAGTGCAACATTTACAAGAACGACAACAGTACCGAGTCGTTATTGCCGGCGAAGCAAGAGAAGAACAGATTATTCGCGGTGTGTCGGCACTTCATAGCCAAAAGCAGTACGAAGAAGTCGTTTCTCGTATTGCCCAAGCTGATTTAGTCACTACTGCGGTTGGACCGAATGTATTGCCGCACATTGCGAAAGTAATTGCCGACGGGTTGCGGAAGCGATTGTCTACGACAGAAAAACGAGTACATGTCATCGCGTGTGAAAATATGATTGGCGGAAGCAGTTTCTTAAAGAAACATGTGATGGACTATTTGTCTGAAGAAGAGCAGGCAGCGCTTACGCCGTTTTGTGGCTTCCCAAATAGCGCCGTCGACCGCATTGTGCCAAACCAAAAAAATGACGATCCGCTAATGGTTGTTGTCGAGCCGTTTTTTGAATGGGTCATCGAAACGAAAGAAATGATTGGTGATATTCCAGCGATTGTTGGTGCACATTTTGTAGCAGAGTTACAGCCTTACATTGAACGGAAGTTGTTCACGGTCAATACAGGCCATGCGCTTGCGGCGTATTTAGGATATGCGAAAAATTATGCGACGATTAACGAAGCGATGGAAGACGATTTAGTGCGTGCAGACGTGACGAAGGCGCTTTATGAGTCGGGGCGTGTGTTGATCGAGAAGTATGGGTGGAGTGCAGAAGAACATGGCGCATATATCAGAAAGATTGTTCAAAGATTCACAAATCCTGCGATGACGGATGAAGTGACTCGGGTAGCGCGTTCGCCAATCCGTAAGCTCGGTGCGAACGATCGTCTTGTCAGTCCAGCTTCCCAATATTATAATTTGTTTGGCGAAATCCCACATAGGCTCGTCAAAGGAATTGCGGCGCTTTTGTTGTTTGACTACCAAGAAGACGCAGAAGCAGTTGAGTTGCAAAAAACAATCCGCGAGCGCGGCATCGAGGGAGCATTATTGCAGTACGCCCAACTGCAAGCAGACCATCCGCTTACGATTGCTATTAAGGAACAAGTGGATATGTTAAAATAA
- a CDS encoding LA_3659 family protein — protein MEEKTMLKEILNALNLFASDVRSQITALDKKVQTLSEQMKEMNDRFEAKFEQMNERMQEMNDRFEAKFEQVNERMQEMNDRFEKRIDRLEDEMKTKLNRMETKWDGWRVEWIETQETVDFFSRKTLQHEQKIRKLSQQR, from the coding sequence GTGGAAGAGAAAACGATGCTAAAGGAAATTTTAAACGCATTGAATTTGTTTGCATCAGACGTTCGTTCGCAAATTACGGCATTGGATAAAAAGGTGCAAACGCTAAGCGAACAAATGAAAGAGATGAACGACCGGTTCGAAGCAAAATTCGAACAAATGAATGAACGCATGCAAGAGATGAACGACCGGTTCGAGGCAAAGTTCGAACAGGTGAACGAGCGCATGCAAGAGATGAACGACCGGTTCGAAAAACGAATCGATCGGTTAGAAGACGAAATGAAAACGAAGCTGAATCGAATGGAAACAAAATGGGACGGTTGGCGAGTGGAATGGATCGAAACGCAAGAAACAGTCGACTTCTTTTCCCGCAAAACTCTTCAGCACGAACAAAAAATCCGCAAATTATCCCAGCAACGATAA
- a CDS encoding DUF4275 family protein, giving the protein MIRHIGLLVPTVYVQKTFIEEHDLYVVDLSLTWTYVQTHGFCGPYFYRKG; this is encoded by the coding sequence ATGATCAGGCATATCGGCTTATTAGTGCCAACCGTTTACGTGCAGAAGACATTTATAGAGGAGCATGATTTATACGTCGTCGATCTGTCATTGACATGGACGTATGTACAGACCCACGGGTTTTGCGGGCCGTATTTTTATCGAAAAGGGTAG
- the ilvD gene encoding dihydroxy-acid dehydratase has protein sequence MKQLRSNMIKKGFDRAPHRSLLRAAGVKEEDFDKPFIAVVNSYIDIIPGHVHLQEFGKIVKEAIREAGGVPFEMNTIGVDDGIAMGHIGMRYSLPSREIIADSVETVVSAHWFDGMVCIPNCDKITPGMMMAAMRLNIPTIFVSGGPMKAGVTSDGRKISLSSVFEGVGAYQAGKIDEKGLQELEQFGCPTCGSCSGMFTANSMNCLAEALGLALPGNGTILAVDPARKEFVKQSAKQLMYLIEHDIKPRDIVTEKAIDNAFALDMALGGSTNTVLHTLAIANEAGIDYPLERINEVASRVPHLAKLAPASDMHIEDLHEAGGVSAVLHELAKKEGTLHLHALTVSGKTLGENIAGCEVKNYDVIRPIDNPYSETGGLAVLFGNLAPDGAIIKTGGIQGGITRHEGPAIVFDSQEEALEGISSGKVKPGHVVIIRYEGPKGGPGMPEMLAPTSQIVGMGLGPKVALITDGRFSGASRGLSIGHVSPEAAEGGPIAFVEDDDYIVIDIVKRTIDVQLSEEEWEKRKANWKGFEPKVKTGYLARYSKLVTSASTGGIMKI, from the coding sequence GTGAAGCAGTTACGAAGCAACATGATTAAAAAAGGGTTCGACCGAGCGCCGCATCGAAGTTTATTGCGGGCAGCTGGGGTAAAGGAAGAAGATTTTGATAAACCGTTTATCGCCGTTGTCAACTCCTATATTGATATTATTCCAGGGCATGTGCATTTACAGGAGTTTGGAAAAATCGTTAAGGAAGCGATTCGTGAAGCAGGCGGTGTACCGTTTGAAATGAACACGATTGGCGTCGATGATGGCATCGCGATGGGACATATCGGGATGCGCTACTCACTACCAAGTCGCGAAATTATTGCCGATTCGGTAGAAACGGTTGTCTCCGCTCACTGGTTTGATGGCATGGTTTGTATTCCGAACTGTGATAAAATTACGCCGGGAATGATGATGGCTGCGATGCGTTTGAACATTCCAACCATTTTTGTAAGCGGAGGACCAATGAAAGCAGGGGTCACGAGCGATGGGCGAAAAATTTCGCTTTCTTCCGTATTTGAAGGGGTTGGTGCTTATCAAGCGGGTAAAATTGATGAAAAAGGATTGCAGGAACTTGAACAATTCGGCTGTCCAACGTGCGGATCATGTTCAGGGATGTTTACCGCTAATTCGATGAACTGTTTAGCGGAGGCGCTTGGCTTAGCGTTGCCTGGAAACGGCACGATTTTAGCAGTTGATCCAGCACGGAAAGAGTTCGTCAAACAATCCGCGAAGCAGCTGATGTATCTCATTGAGCATGACATTAAACCGCGCGACATCGTCACAGAAAAAGCGATCGACAACGCATTTGCGCTTGACATGGCGCTTGGTGGCTCGACAAACACCGTTTTACATACATTGGCGATTGCGAATGAAGCAGGTATTGACTATCCGCTCGAGCGCATTAACGAAGTAGCTTCTCGTGTTCCGCACCTAGCGAAATTAGCACCTGCTTCAGACATGCATATTGAAGATTTGCATGAAGCTGGCGGCGTATCAGCAGTATTACATGAATTGGCCAAAAAAGAAGGAACGCTTCATCTTCATGCGCTGACGGTGTCTGGAAAAACACTCGGAGAAAACATCGCGGGTTGTGAAGTGAAAAATTATGATGTCATTCGCCCGATTGACAATCCATACTCGGAAACAGGAGGTTTGGCGGTTTTATTTGGAAATTTAGCTCCAGACGGCGCGATTATTAAAACGGGCGGCATTCAAGGGGGCATTACTCGCCATGAAGGTCCAGCAATCGTTTTTGACTCCCAAGAAGAAGCGCTTGAGGGCATTTCTAGCGGAAAAGTGAAACCAGGGCATGTCGTCATTATTCGTTACGAAGGTCCGAAAGGTGGTCCAGGAATGCCAGAGATGCTTGCGCCGACATCGCAAATTGTTGGCATGGGGCTTGGACCGAAAGTAGCGCTTATTACCGACGGACGATTCTCTGGCGCTTCCCGCGGATTATCGATTGGACACGTATCGCCTGAAGCGGCGGAAGGAGGACCGATCGCGTTTGTCGAAGACGATGACTACATCGTCATTGATATCGTAAAACGAACGATTGACGTACAGCTTTCGGAAGAAGAATGGGAAAAACGAAAAGCGAATTGGAAAGGTTTTGAACCGAAAGTAAAGACCGGGTATTTGGCTCGGTACTCAAAACTTGTCACATCGGCAAGTACCGGTGGAATTATGAAAATTTAA
- a CDS encoding FapA family protein, which yields MESVISKGSTVDEAVRLGLEKLQATRDQVSIEVIQTEKKRMLGLLSQEAVVKITKIRAPQPEQPKAKVWLKDGQLYYECTPTERPTITKGKGVRLFCNGKEVHDTITIEEGDQLEVRVEEEEKTEAAWNITVDSRKMQAVLMVEPAVRKYYVLNDIAPAKHIKLQAELRTEAEHTISYEEVVSRLEQLGIVYGVNEEKIKEALQASERVSVVIAEGQLPQDGKDGWAELKAGMNQSKKPRVRQDGTVDYREMEIISSVQEGEVIAIIHPPKPGLPGRRVTGEWIAVRDVFPIHVQLGKGVMISSDGTSLVATQSGRPQIVKKGRTVIVSVIPKLVHQGDVDLSTGNIRFKGDIEITGNVQDGMEVEAVGSVVIFQNVNRAKIQAQQSIFIHHNLIGGTIVSGEQKIVIAELSTLLHEIRQQLEKMIFALQQLIMFSKLQEKDIYIVAKRLLETKFQSLIEAVKKYESICQAKKEVLSEPWLELSNRFQSCFIAEKPNHFHCLESFAELLRQINEFMNQYEQTETDSVELSYALNSVIHCSGDVIVSGKGCYNCNIYAGGKLVIDGILRGGEVYAQKGIYVKEAGSSFGIKTTLAVPKGETIQIDHAWEGTVIQIGKKVHTFLETRKGIRARWDEEKDAIELH from the coding sequence GTGGAAAGCGTCATTTCGAAGGGAAGCACAGTGGACGAAGCCGTTCGTTTAGGGCTTGAAAAGCTGCAAGCGACGCGTGACCAAGTGTCCATTGAAGTAATACAAACAGAAAAAAAGCGAATGCTCGGCTTGCTTTCGCAAGAAGCAGTCGTGAAAATTACAAAGATTAGAGCACCGCAACCAGAACAGCCAAAGGCGAAAGTATGGCTGAAAGACGGACAGCTATATTACGAATGCACCCCGACAGAACGCCCAACAATTACAAAAGGGAAAGGCGTTCGCTTGTTTTGTAACGGGAAAGAAGTACATGATACAATCACGATTGAAGAAGGCGATCAACTGGAGGTTCGCGTGGAAGAGGAAGAAAAAACAGAAGCGGCATGGAATATTACCGTTGATTCTAGAAAAATGCAAGCCGTGTTAATGGTCGAGCCAGCGGTTCGCAAATATTATGTATTGAATGACATCGCACCAGCGAAACATATAAAGCTGCAAGCAGAACTTCGGACAGAAGCAGAGCATACAATTTCGTACGAAGAAGTGGTGAGTCGGCTCGAGCAGCTCGGGATTGTATACGGTGTCAATGAAGAGAAAATAAAAGAAGCGCTGCAAGCAAGCGAAAGGGTAAGTGTGGTCATCGCAGAAGGTCAGCTACCTCAAGACGGGAAAGATGGCTGGGCCGAATTAAAAGCAGGGATGAACCAGTCGAAAAAACCGAGAGTGCGGCAAGACGGAACGGTCGATTATCGAGAAATGGAGATTATTTCAAGCGTTCAAGAAGGGGAAGTCATCGCCATCATCCACCCACCCAAGCCAGGTCTCCCGGGGCGAAGAGTGACAGGAGAATGGATTGCTGTCCGTGATGTGTTTCCCATTCATGTTCAGCTCGGAAAAGGCGTGATGATTTCTTCTGACGGCACAAGCCTTGTCGCTACTCAATCAGGCCGTCCACAAATTGTGAAAAAGGGACGAACAGTCATCGTCTCGGTTATTCCCAAACTCGTTCATCAAGGCGATGTTGATTTATCGACAGGAAATATTCGCTTTAAAGGCGACATTGAGATTACCGGTAATGTGCAAGATGGAATGGAAGTGGAAGCGGTTGGAAGCGTTGTCATTTTCCAAAACGTGAACCGTGCGAAAATTCAAGCGCAACAGTCGATTTTTATTCACCATAACTTAATCGGAGGGACCATTGTATCTGGTGAGCAAAAAATCGTCATTGCCGAATTGAGTACGCTGCTGCATGAAATTCGGCAACAACTAGAAAAAATGATTTTCGCTCTCCAGCAGCTCATTATGTTTTCGAAGCTACAAGAAAAAGATATTTACATTGTGGCAAAAAGATTATTAGAAACAAAGTTTCAATCATTAATCGAAGCGGTAAAAAAATATGAATCTATTTGTCAAGCAAAAAAAGAAGTACTTAGTGAACCGTGGTTAGAACTAAGCAACCGTTTCCAGTCGTGTTTTATAGCAGAAAAGCCGAATCATTTTCACTGTCTAGAAAGTTTTGCGGAGCTGCTTCGTCAAATCAATGAATTTATGAATCAATACGAGCAAACAGAGACAGATTCGGTAGAACTGTCGTATGCGCTAAATAGCGTCATCCACTGTAGCGGGGATGTCATCGTTTCCGGGAAAGGGTGTTACAACTGCAACATTTATGCCGGTGGAAAATTAGTCATTGACGGAATTTTGCGCGGTGGGGAAGTGTATGCACAAAAAGGTATCTATGTAAAAGAAGCTGGCTCTTCTTTCGGCATTAAGACGACGTTGGCTGTACCAAAAGGAGAAACGATTCAAATCGATCACGCTTGGGAAGGAACGGTCATTCAAATCGGCAAAAAAGTACACACTTTCTTAGAAACGCGCAAAGGAATTCGCGCAAGATGGGACGAAGAAAAAGATGCGATTGAGCTACACTAA
- a CDS encoding HAD family hydrolase, which produces MFIALDMDGTLLTSDGQISERNKEAIVAAQKAGHIVAIATGRAYKDAHEPLAKANIVSPIIGLNGALITQADGTVVCDVPLHKKTLIPLLEWVRTQPDLYCEIYTNEAVYVGLHNREHLETLARQVSDRYPQLQRIVQKQFQQARVTYIQDISEVWNNGSLLFYKVLIFSLHLPSLYKFSLKFRHV; this is translated from the coding sequence ATGTTTATTGCGTTGGATATGGACGGTACGTTGTTAACTTCCGATGGACAAATTAGTGAACGCAACAAAGAGGCGATTGTCGCAGCACAAAAAGCAGGGCATATCGTAGCGATCGCTACCGGAAGAGCGTACAAAGATGCGCACGAGCCGTTAGCGAAAGCAAACATTGTCAGCCCGATCATCGGACTGAATGGAGCGCTTATTACACAGGCTGATGGAACAGTCGTTTGTGATGTTCCGTTACATAAAAAGACGCTTATTCCGTTGTTGGAATGGGTGCGAACACAGCCGGATTTGTACTGCGAAATTTACACGAACGAAGCAGTGTATGTCGGGCTGCATAACCGCGAACATTTAGAAACACTTGCGCGCCAAGTTAGTGACCGTTATCCCCAGTTACAGCGCATCGTCCAAAAACAATTTCAACAAGCACGTGTCACCTATATCCAAGATATAAGCGAAGTCTGGAACAACGGATCACTCTTATTCTATAAAGTTCTTATTTTTTCTTTACACCTACCATCTTTATATAAATTCAGTTTGAAATTCCGACACGTTTAA
- a CDS encoding IS630 family transposase, with protein MKKKGLQITNDHGWTIERLQEQERRMKNANMAKRMAVIRLIMQGYLGIQVAELLNLHRETVSIYVQKFNQGGMDALLERHYAPGRKPYLSPDEERELRKMLEESTPADEGYGIETSWNTRIIQHVLEEKFSVTMSRGGICDMLHRWGFRYTRPTYTLKRANPQKQKEFQQEIELIKKNLPDNTVIIYEDESHIRDYQALRATWSVKGRQKQIPTYGHHATVSLLGGVNIETGEFLCMETDQCNAQAFLQFLQYTLNQYPDKHVVMVLDNAKIHHAKVLQPFLQEHEEQLTFVFLPPYSPNLNLVERIWGWLKESVIANRFHPSRKELRESIVSFLEYLSEFPEKVLQRIGQVAMSEN; from the coding sequence ATGAAGAAAAAAGGATTACAAATTACGAACGATCATGGTTGGACCATCGAACGTCTTCAAGAACAGGAACGCCGAATGAAAAATGCCAACATGGCGAAACGAATGGCAGTGATTCGTCTCATTATGCAAGGCTACTTAGGAATCCAAGTCGCTGAGCTTTTGAACCTCCATCGCGAAACCGTTTCGATTTACGTTCAAAAGTTTAATCAAGGTGGCATGGATGCGCTATTAGAACGCCATTACGCCCCGGGTAGAAAGCCGTACCTGTCTCCAGACGAAGAACGCGAATTAAGAAAGATGTTGGAAGAAAGCACCCCTGCCGATGAAGGATACGGCATCGAGACCAGCTGGAATACACGAATCATTCAACATGTGTTAGAAGAGAAATTTTCTGTCACCATGTCTCGCGGTGGGATTTGCGATATGCTCCACCGATGGGGATTTCGCTATACACGCCCTACGTATACTCTCAAACGGGCGAATCCTCAAAAACAAAAAGAGTTTCAACAAGAAATAGAACTCATAAAAAAAAACTTGCCCGACAACACAGTCATCATCTATGAAGATGAAAGTCATATTCGGGACTATCAAGCTCTTCGGGCCACATGGAGTGTCAAAGGGCGCCAAAAACAAATTCCTACGTACGGACACCACGCAACAGTCAGCTTATTAGGCGGTGTGAATATCGAAACGGGTGAATTTCTCTGTATGGAAACGGACCAATGTAATGCACAGGCTTTTCTGCAGTTTCTCCAATACACATTGAACCAATATCCAGATAAACATGTGGTGATGGTCTTGGATAACGCAAAAATTCATCATGCCAAAGTCCTTCAGCCTTTTTTACAGGAGCACGAAGAACAGTTAACTTTTGTATTCTTACCCCCTTATTCGCCGAATTTAAATTTAGTTGAACGAATTTGGGGCTGGCTGAAAGAGAGTGTCATTGCCAATCGGTTTCATCCTAGTCGAAAAGAGTTACGAGAATCGATTGTTTCGTTCTTAGAGTACCTTTCTGAGTTTCCAGAAAAAGTGCTCCAACGCATCGGACAGGTTGCTATGTCGGAAAATTAA